The Methanothrix soehngenii GP6 genome has a window encoding:
- a CDS encoding acetolactate synthase large subunit, giving the protein MSKGIARTGTDKNRDTPHKMTGAQAVLESLKREGVDVVFGLPGGVLLPLYDAIYKSDIRHILVRHEQGAAHMADGYARATGKVGVCIATSGPGATNLVTGIANAYMDSVPMVAITGQVNTWLIGKDAFQEADITGITLPITKHNYLIRSAKEIPGVFREAFYIARTGRPGPVLIDLPRDVTVDELVFTWPDVDLPGYHPSFKAHEMQIKKAAKALMEAERPVIYAGGGVRYASAHKELFELARKVNAPVTTTLMGVGCFPEDHPLSLGMLGMHGTKYANYAIQESDLLMAIGARFDDRVTGKISSFAPHARIVHIDVDPAEVGKNVRVDIPVVGDARNALQGLLKEVSPKPKGPWLEKIDGWKKDHPMRYIPDMNLIKPQYVIEKLCELAPDAIITTEVGQNQMWAAQFFVHKDPQRFISSGGLGTMGYGFPAAIGAKMGRPECTVIDVAGDGSFLMNSQELATAVVNDIPVKVAVLNNGCLGMVRQWQELFFEKRYSATILGRTSPDFVKLAEAYGAVGLRATKPSEVEDVIRSALATDRPCVMDFIVNPAEKVSPMVPAGATLSEILELEWCDEAQCGHLERIYAEERKGVLGEEGY; this is encoded by the coding sequence ATGTCGAAAGGCATAGCCCGAACGGGCACAGATAAAAATCGAGATACGCCCCATAAGATGACCGGCGCCCAGGCGGTGCTGGAAAGCCTGAAAAGAGAAGGAGTGGATGTAGTATTCGGGCTTCCTGGTGGGGTACTCTTACCTCTTTACGATGCCATATACAAATCAGACATCCGCCATATTCTGGTGCGCCATGAGCAGGGTGCAGCCCATATGGCAGACGGCTATGCCAGGGCTACGGGCAAGGTGGGAGTATGCATCGCCACCTCCGGGCCGGGAGCCACGAACCTGGTTACCGGCATCGCGAACGCCTACATGGACTCGGTGCCCATGGTGGCCATTACCGGTCAGGTGAACACCTGGCTGATAGGAAAGGACGCCTTCCAGGAGGCGGATATTACCGGCATCACTCTGCCCATTACCAAGCATAATTATCTGATCCGCAGCGCAAAGGAGATTCCTGGGGTATTCAGGGAGGCCTTCTACATCGCCCGCACCGGTCGGCCTGGTCCAGTTCTGATCGATCTCCCCAGGGATGTGACTGTGGATGAGCTGGTCTTCACCTGGCCGGATGTGGACCTGCCGGGATATCATCCCTCCTTCAAGGCTCATGAGATGCAGATCAAGAAGGCGGCGAAGGCTTTAATGGAGGCTGAAAGGCCGGTCATCTATGCCGGTGGCGGTGTGAGGTACGCCTCTGCTCATAAGGAGCTCTTTGAGCTGGCGAGAAAGGTCAATGCTCCGGTGACCACCACCCTCATGGGCGTGGGCTGCTTCCCCGAGGACCATCCGCTCTCTTTGGGAATGCTGGGAATGCACGGTACTAAATATGCCAACTATGCCATCCAGGAGTCGGATCTGCTAATGGCCATAGGAGCCAGGTTTGATGATCGGGTGACGGGTAAGATCTCCAGCTTCGCTCCCCATGCCAGGATCGTTCATATCGATGTCGATCCGGCAGAGGTGGGAAAGAACGTGCGAGTGGACATACCGGTGGTGGGGGATGCGCGCAATGCCCTGCAGGGGCTGCTTAAAGAGGTCTCGCCCAAACCTAAAGGCCCCTGGCTGGAAAAGATCGATGGCTGGAAGAAGGATCATCCCATGCGCTATATTCCGGACATGAACCTGATCAAGCCTCAGTATGTGATCGAGAAGCTCTGCGAGCTGGCCCCCGATGCCATCATCACCACAGAGGTCGGACAGAACCAGATGTGGGCAGCGCAATTCTTTGTGCATAAGGATCCGCAGAGGTTCATATCCTCCGGCGGCCTGGGGACGATGGGGTACGGATTCCCGGCGGCCATCGGCGCCAAGATGGGCCGGCCTGAGTGCACGGTCATCGATGTCGCCGGGGACGGCAGCTTCCTGATGAACAGCCAGGAGCTGGCAACGGCAGTGGTCAACGACATCCCGGTCAAAGTGGCGGTGCTGAACAACGGCTGTCTGGGAATGGTGCGGCAGTGGCAGGAGCTGTTCTTTGAGAAGAGGTACTCGGCCACTATTCTTGGCCGGACCAGTCCGGATTTCGTTAAGCTTGCCGAGGCCTATGGAGCGGTGGGGTTGAGGGCCACAAAGCCCTCTGAGGTCGAGGATGTGATTCGCAGCGCTCTGGCAACAGATCGGCCCTGCGTGATGGATTTCATCGTCAATCCGGCAGAGAAGGTCTCGCCTATGGTCCCGGCGGGAGCTACTTTGAGCGAGATACTGGAGCTGGAGTGGTGCGACGAGGCTCAGTGCGGTCACCTGGAGAGGATTTATGCCGAGGAGAGGAAAGGAGTTCTGGGCGAGGAGGGCTACTAG
- the ilvN gene encoding acetolactate synthase small subunit, translated as MKHIIAVIVENKSGVLTRIAGLFSRRSFNIDSLSVGATDNPDYSRMTISVQGDRDVLEQVIKQLSKLINVIRVSELDPVESLERELAIIKVSVDRESRSEVMQIVNIFRAKIIDVSQRSMIIEVTGDEEKVEAIIQLLRQFGIKELARTGKVSMVRGTRVIKV; from the coding sequence ATGAAGCATATCATCGCCGTCATTGTGGAGAACAAGTCCGGGGTGCTCACCCGCATCGCCGGCCTCTTCAGCCGCCGGTCTTTTAATATCGATAGCCTCTCTGTAGGGGCTACCGACAATCCGGATTATTCCCGCATGACCATCTCCGTTCAGGGGGACAGGGATGTCCTGGAGCAGGTGATAAAGCAGCTGTCCAAGCTGATCAATGTCATCCGGGTGAGCGAGCTGGACCCGGTCGAATCCCTGGAAAGGGAGCTGGCCATCATCAAGGTGAGCGTGGACCGGGAGAGCAGAAGCGAGGTCATGCAGATCGTGAACATCTTCCGGGCCAAGATCATCGATGTCTCCCAGAGGTCGATGATCATCGAGGTCACGGGAGACGAGGAGAAGGTCGAGGCCATAATTCAGCTTCTGCGCCAGTTCGGCATAAAGGAGCTGGCCCGCACCGGAAAGGTCTCGATGGTTAGAGGCACGAGGGTCATCAAGGTTTAA
- a CDS encoding lipoprotein — MKIHSVLCLALVIALLASPAWAGCGRWVIRDDTDYLSDPDFDQAVASSTGAAATLNPDGTIKESSEKDAANEKAQNEKPDERAIQKEAEIKENAASKEENIADLGGEWRVLLEMKIDGQDKQNALDLILIQTVDRLQGYGTILDEGADLPATATGSISDDSVSLIVSLVEQKKEYQLDLAFIEGGLKGICELYESEKLVGRGNATASRLSS, encoded by the coding sequence TTGAAGATTCATTCAGTTCTATGCCTGGCCCTGGTCATTGCCCTCTTGGCTAGCCCGGCCTGGGCGGGCTGCGGCAGATGGGTGATCAGGGATGATACTGATTATCTCTCCGACCCGGACTTCGATCAGGCGGTAGCATCCTCTACGGGCGCTGCTGCTACCCTCAATCCTGACGGCACAATCAAAGAATCAAGCGAGAAAGATGCGGCAAATGAAAAGGCGCAAAACGAAAAACCAGATGAGAGGGCAATCCAGAAAGAGGCCGAAATAAAGGAGAATGCCGCTTCAAAAGAGGAAAACATTGCAGACCTGGGAGGAGAATGGAGAGTATTGCTCGAGATGAAGATAGACGGGCAGGATAAGCAAAATGCTCTGGATTTGATCCTCATCCAGACGGTTGATCGGCTGCAGGGCTATGGCACCATTCTCGATGAGGGAGCAGATCTACCGGCAACGGCTACCGGCTCCATATCCGATGATTCCGTCAGCCTGATCGTGTCACTGGTCGAGCAAAAGAAGGAATATCAGCTGGACCTGGCCTTCATCGAAGGCGGTTTAAAAGGCATCTGTGAGCTATATGAGAGCGAGAAGCTGGTAGGGAGAGGAAATGCCACCGCCAGCAGACTCTCCAGCTGA
- the ilvC gene encoding ketol-acid reductoisomerase, which produces MVKIYHDQDADLKALSDKTIAIVGWGNQGHAQGENLKDSGLNVIAADIPGSRAWKRAEADGVKAMSVADAARAADYIQILLPDEYQGKIYRDEIAPNLEEGNVLGFSHGFNIRYFQIVPPENVDVVMVAPKGPGDLVRRTYQEGKGVPCLVAVEQDHSGEAKRKALAYAKGIGGTRAGVIETTFTEETETDLFGEQVDLCGGVTEMIKAAFETLVDAGYQPEIAYFEACHELKLIVDLIYEGGFMRMWNNVSNTAEYGGMTRGHRIINEQSREEMLDILAEIQSGEFAREWILESQAGLPVKKSLEKMESEHPIEEVGAQLRAMMPWLEKK; this is translated from the coding sequence TTGGTGAAGATATACCATGATCAGGATGCAGACTTGAAGGCATTGTCGGACAAGACCATCGCCATAGTGGGATGGGGAAATCAGGGGCACGCCCAGGGAGAGAACCTGAAGGACTCCGGCCTGAACGTGATAGCGGCCGATATTCCCGGATCCCGGGCCTGGAAGAGGGCGGAGGCGGACGGAGTGAAGGCCATGAGCGTTGCCGATGCGGCACGAGCGGCTGACTACATTCAGATCCTCCTGCCGGATGAGTATCAGGGCAAGATCTACCGGGACGAGATCGCTCCAAACCTTGAGGAGGGCAACGTCCTTGGATTCAGCCACGGCTTTAATATCCGCTACTTCCAGATCGTTCCGCCTGAGAACGTTGATGTGGTCATGGTAGCTCCCAAGGGTCCTGGCGACCTGGTGCGCCGGACCTACCAGGAGGGCAAGGGGGTTCCGTGCCTGGTGGCAGTGGAGCAGGACCACTCCGGCGAGGCCAAAAGGAAGGCTCTAGCCTATGCCAAGGGCATTGGCGGCACCCGGGCTGGGGTAATCGAGACCACCTTCACTGAGGAGACGGAGACCGATCTCTTCGGGGAGCAGGTGGACCTGTGCGGCGGGGTGACGGAGATGATCAAGGCGGCCTTCGAGACCCTGGTGGATGCAGGATACCAGCCTGAGATCGCCTATTTCGAGGCCTGTCACGAGCTGAAGCTGATTGTGGATCTGATCTACGAGGGCGGATTCATGCGCATGTGGAACAATGTATCCAACACCGCTGAATACGGGGGCATGACCCGGGGCCACAGGATAATCAATGAGCAGTCTCGTGAGGAGATGCTGGACATCTTGGCGGAGATCCAGTCAGGCGAGTTCGCCCGAGAGTGGATCCTGGAGAGCCAGGCCGGCCTTCCGGTGAAAAAGTCCCTGGAAAAGATGGAGTCCGAGCACCCCATCGAAGAGGTTGGTGCCCAGCTGCGGGCCATGATGCCCTGGCTGGAGAAGAAATAG
- a CDS encoding DUF1829 domain-containing protein produces the protein MVSSLFLEDVVAWLDENGIRYTPNVKFTGKSGYDHLFDFVIPKSKKRPERILQAINRPSRDEAGATAFAWIDTREVRASDSRAYALPNDSERLVSSSVMDALNSYEVYPILWSKRQEAVEELVV, from the coding sequence ATGGTATCGAGCCTATTTCTAGAGGATGTCGTTGCCTGGCTGGATGAAAATGGGATCCGTTATACTCCAAATGTGAAATTTACGGGCAAAAGCGGCTACGACCACCTATTCGACTTTGTGATCCCCAAGTCAAAGAAGCGACCGGAAAGGATTCTCCAGGCGATAAACCGCCCGAGCAGGGATGAGGCAGGGGCGACGGCTTTTGCCTGGATCGATACCAGAGAGGTGCGGGCCTCTGACTCCAGAGCTTATGCCCTGCCCAATGATTCGGAAAGGCTGGTCTCCTCTTCGGTCATGGACGCTCTCAACAGCTACGAGGTCTATCCGATTTTATGGAGCAAAAGGCAGGAAGCGGTGGAGGAACTGGTTGTATGA
- a CDS encoding 23S rRNA (pseudouridine(1915)-N(3))-methyltransferase RlmH yields MILRIIAVGRLRESYWQDAAADYIRRLRPYARLDMVEVAISSKEAATPGAEIRAMEAEGAAILDKLKRHSGPVIVLDRTGDALNSQQLAERLQDLILEGRSEVAFIIGGPLGLSPAVLDRADLLLSFSPMTFPHQLMRVILLEQIYRSFRIMHHEPYHK; encoded by the coding sequence ATGATCCTCAGAATAATAGCAGTCGGGCGCTTGCGGGAGAGCTACTGGCAGGATGCTGCCGCAGACTACATCCGCCGCCTCCGTCCTTACGCCCGTCTGGATATGGTGGAGGTGGCCATCAGCTCGAAGGAGGCTGCAACTCCTGGGGCAGAGATCAGGGCTATGGAGGCGGAAGGAGCCGCGATTCTCGATAAGCTCAAGCGCCATTCGGGTCCGGTGATAGTCCTGGACAGGACAGGAGATGCCCTTAACTCGCAGCAGCTGGCGGAAAGGCTGCAGGATTTGATCCTGGAAGGAAGATCGGAGGTGGCCTTCATCATAGGCGGCCCCCTGGGTCTGTCGCCAGCGGTATTAGACCGGGCGGATCTGCTTTTATCCTTCTCTCCGATGACCTTTCCTCATCAGCTGATGCGGGTGATCCTCCTGGAGCAGATATATCGCAGCTTCAGAATAATGCATCATGAGCCTTATCACAAGTAA
- a CDS encoding (R)-citramalate synthase, translated as MCGIDLSGRIRFLDTTLRDGEQTPGVSLGMDEKLAIAQGLDSLGVDVIEAGSAMTSEGERLAIKKIADSGFKAEICSYVRALTADIDTALACDVDSVHLVVPVSDLHIQIKLKADRESVVRMAVDVTEYAKDHGLIVELSGEDASRADQDFLAGLYTAGIEAGADRLAFCDTVGVLVPEVAADIFSRLSRLEAPISIHCHNDFGMATANTVAALRAGASQAHVTVNGIGERAGNASLEEVVMALESLYQIDTGIRCKDIYQLSRTVSQMTGLLVAPNKAIVGENAFTHEAGIHVHGLLADTKTYEPMQPENVGRKRRIVLGKHAGRASVELAMREFGLSVTSQQLNQIVTRVKELGDKGKRVSDVDLQSIADTVLSIQMEPKVKLEELTVVAGNTVTPTASVKILLAGNERLEAGVGVGPVDAAINAIRRAISGVADVRLDEYHVDAVTGGTNALVEVWVTMAMADRKITARGAGADIIMASVEAVINGINRLMRLEEEEIARCRKA; from the coding sequence ATGTGTGGGATCGATTTATCGGGTAGAATACGATTTCTAGATACTACCTTACGTGACGGTGAACAGACTCCAGGCGTATCCTTGGGCATGGACGAGAAGCTTGCCATCGCTCAAGGGCTTGATTCTCTGGGGGTGGATGTCATTGAAGCCGGGTCGGCAATGACCTCTGAAGGAGAACGCCTGGCAATAAAGAAGATTGCAGATTCGGGCTTCAAAGCCGAGATATGCAGCTATGTTAGGGCTTTAACCGCGGACATCGATACCGCTCTTGCCTGTGATGTGGACTCAGTCCATCTGGTCGTTCCGGTGTCTGACCTTCACATCCAGATCAAGCTGAAGGCCGACCGGGAGTCGGTGGTGCGCATGGCCGTGGATGTGACGGAGTATGCCAAGGATCACGGCTTGATCGTGGAGCTGAGCGGCGAGGATGCCAGTCGCGCGGACCAGGATTTTCTGGCAGGCCTTTACACAGCCGGAATCGAAGCGGGCGCGGACAGGCTGGCCTTTTGCGATACTGTGGGCGTGTTGGTTCCGGAGGTGGCAGCGGACATATTCTCCCGCCTCTCCCGGCTGGAGGCGCCCATCAGCATACACTGCCATAACGACTTTGGCATGGCCACCGCCAATACAGTTGCTGCCCTTCGCGCCGGAGCCTCTCAGGCCCATGTGACCGTAAATGGAATAGGAGAACGGGCGGGAAACGCGAGCCTGGAAGAGGTGGTGATGGCCCTGGAGTCCCTATATCAGATCGATACTGGGATCAGATGCAAGGACATCTACCAGCTCTCAAGGACGGTCTCGCAGATGACCGGCCTTCTGGTGGCCCCAAATAAGGCTATAGTGGGCGAGAACGCCTTTACCCATGAGGCAGGAATCCATGTGCACGGTCTTCTGGCTGACACCAAGACCTATGAGCCCATGCAGCCGGAGAATGTGGGTAGAAAGAGGCGGATAGTGTTGGGCAAGCATGCCGGTCGGGCCTCAGTTGAGCTGGCTATGCGCGAGTTTGGCCTGTCTGTCACATCCCAGCAATTGAACCAGATAGTGACAAGGGTAAAGGAGCTGGGCGACAAGGGCAAACGCGTCTCGGACGTGGATTTGCAGAGCATAGCGGATACCGTGCTCTCCATCCAGATGGAGCCGAAGGTGAAGCTGGAAGAGCTGACTGTGGTTGCCGGCAATACCGTAACCCCCACAGCGTCGGTTAAGATCCTTCTCGCCGGAAATGAGAGGCTGGAAGCGGGAGTGGGCGTAGGCCCTGTGGATGCGGCCATCAATGCCATAAGAAGGGCTATATCAGGCGTGGCTGATGTTCGCCTCGATGAGTATCATGTGGATGCTGTAACTGGCGGGACCAATGCCCTAGTAGAAGTGTGGGTGACAATGGCAATGGCAGATCGGAAGATTACAGCTCGAGGAGCTGGCGCAGATATTATCATGGCATCAGTGGAAGCGGTGATTAATGGCATCAACCGTCTGATGCGGCTGGAAGAGGAGGAGATAGCTAGATGTCGAAAGGCATAG